The Toxorhynchites rutilus septentrionalis strain SRP chromosome 1, ASM2978413v1, whole genome shotgun sequence genome contains the following window.
AGGAAGctacgaaacaattgagggtagagataaaaaagtttaacttaatgtaagatatatacaatatacaatatacGTTATATGAAAGATCATGTTTCATAAAGGtaccattagaaaaaaaaaatccaggaaCGACACGAACGAATTTTTCACTAATAatcaatcacacaaacaatcacgataacacgtacacgcaataggccctCAATTGATTAAAAGCAacgcaaaaacagtttttccaaCTTAAAGATTTCATGTTTACCTAGTTCATGAATCGCCCTAACTTCCTCTAGAATTTTTCTGATAAACAGGAAGTGTATTAAAACTAcgcggaatttaaaaaaaatatataaaattgagAATGAGCTTTGCATTTAAAACtgcgaaaatttaattttgttttgaattcgAAATTGAGTATAGCATTAGCCCTGCGTTATGTGTATCTTGCTAGTAAATAAATTACGATACTGTTATACTTTTCCACCTATATTTAATTCAGCTGCGCTCATACGCAAACAGTGCTTTTGGAATCAGATCGCTCCCAACCAGTTCGTTCGGAATAAGTTCGTGcgcaaaccgttcgctcgctaTCAGTTCGTGTGGCGAACTACCTTTAAAAAAAGAACTACCACGATCGTTCACTTTTtttggcgaactagttctttcagTTCAGTAAATCAAATGTCTCCAAAATAAACCatttcttcacatctggcatcactGGCTAGTGGTAATCAAAACAACATTCATAATAGCACGGATAAAAATAATCAGTGTATTTTGAATACACTTTGTCCAAATTTGATTCACCTGTGTCGGAAGAATGTTATCCCAATACGTCGAGGAACTGGAACAGGTTCGTAGCAATAGGTTGATAACACTATTTAGTTCAATGCATAAAATTTATTGAATGCGGCAGGATCCATTCGAGGTGGAGGAATTCATCGAGCGGCTCTGTTGGCGTACAAACAACGAAATCGGTTCCGATCAGTTCGATCCGGATCTATTGTATGAAACGTTTGTGGAGACCATCAAGGATCTGAAGATCCTCCAGGAGCGTCAGCAGCGCAAGTGCGACAATCTGGAAGATGCACTCAAGGAAGAGCAAAAAGTATTCGTGAAAGCAATCGATAAATTTGTAGGGAAACATCAGATATCGGTGGATTACTTTCATCAGCTTGACGAGAAGATAAACTCGGTTGCCGGGAAGGTCATCCACTTGGGCGAGCAGCTGGAGAATGTGAACATTCCGAGAAGTCGAGCCGTCGAGGCACAGCTGCTTCTGAGTCATATGGGGGACTTTCTGACACCGGGTCCGATCGTGAATGATGTATTCAGTGACAAAGCAAAATTGTTCGAGGCGGCGGATATCAtccaaaaactgtatataatttcACAAGATTTGCCTGCCAATCGGTTCGCTAATGCTAAAAAGAAAATAGAGGGAAAGTATGATGATATTGAAATGCAGCTAATAGAGGAATTTGCCACGGCACAGAAGATGGAAAGTATCGAGCGAATGAAGGCGATTTCAACGATTCTGTCCCAGTTTAAAGGGTATTCGCAAGTGATCAATGTGTACATTGAACAAAGCCAGGCGGTTACGTATGGCGGACGGGATGTATTCGATGGTATTGTTCCACTTTGCCACAAGAACTATAAAATCATCGAACAAGTTTTCAACTCTCCGGATCAGGTTATGAGTAAATTTATTCTTAATATTTATCAGTTGAAAATCAATCAGTTTGTTCAGACAAAGCTGGACGACAGAAAGGACGAGAATAAGTATTTGAAAACGCTCTTTGAGTTGTATTCGAGAACATTAAAGCTATCAAATGAGCTGCAGGAGTTTATGAAAGAGGCTGATGACGATCTTCTGCAAAAATTGACGGCTAATATTTTCTCGACCCATTTGGCCACGTATATTGAGATAGAGAGCCGAAGTTTGGAGACAAAATGTCAGCTGGAGCTGCGTAAAttttacgaaaacaaaaaccaCCAGAAGAAGCAAGTGGAGCGATTCCACGAGCTGCGGCGAGATATGCAAGCATTTATTGGAACGCGCGCAAACATTAACATAGCCCAGATTGAAGATTACGGTGGAGAGACTTTCCTGTCTGAGGAATTGGCTATAAATCTACTTCAACAATCGTCCTGTGCTCTTGAACGTTGTTGTATTTTATCGAAGGAAGCGGATCTTCCgaaaaatattctgaaaatagTTGATATTTTGTTACGATTCCTTCTTCATGAACATGTCGATTATGCACTCGATCTCGGGTTACAGGCGATTCCGATTGCCGAGTGCAAAACGACGCCTCAAATATATTTCTTTGATGTGGCACAAAAGTGCAATACCATCGTTCATCTGCTCGAGAAAACCTATAATGCCAGTGTGATCCCTAACGTATTATCGACTCCTCAATACACTGATTGTATCCAGAAGAAACGGCTCTATCTTGAATCGATCGAGAATAAAATTGAAACAGGATTGGAGCGCACTCTCAATGTGATCTTTGGATGGGTGAAAACATATCTCCAGAACGAACAGAAGAAGACAGATTTCAAGCCGGATTCCGATGTCGACACAGTTGCGTCGAACGCTTGCTTAGCTGTCGTGCAGTATATTAATCCATTGATTGCTCTAATGCAGCGTACAATTGATGGTGAAAACTTGACCGCCGTTATGGCGGAATTTGGCGTTCGTTATCATCGGGTAATTTTTGAACATCTTCAACAGTTTCAGTATAACACTGCGGGAGCAATGTGCGCCATATGTGACGTGAACGAATACCGGAAGAGTGCTCGACCTTTGCAGTCATCTCTGGTGACTCAGCTGTTTGATGTTTTGCATGCTTTGTGCAACCTGCTGCTCGTAAAAGTTGAGAACTTGCAGGAGGTTTGTGGCGGGGAAACGCTGAACTATTTAGATAAATCGGTCGTAATGAATTTTATACAGTTGAGGAGCGATTACAAATCTATCAAGATATCGAACTCCCTCAAAGGCATATCGGACCAGCGGGCGATTTAAAAAGATAAATATGTTATAACAATATCGTAAAATTCCTTATTAACTAGAAATAGAAGTGAATAGTctacaaataaatttatatttcgtTTAGAAGTTTTGAATACATTATTAATTACTTACAGAGTCATTGGCTTCTCTTATAGAATCTTCCGCAGAGTCATATACTTCGATGCTTTCCTCTGATTTTTTGCGTTTTCCTAACTGACGTACCTCGCTAGAACCGTTCCCATTCAAGGCTCTGCTTGTTACCGCTTGCATCAAAGAAGATATCCTCATCATACCCattgaagataagaaagttgccTTTTTCATTGTGTGTGAACGCACATGTCCCTTGGAAGGTTAATTCAGACCGCTCGATATTATTATAGTCCTCGAAATACTGACGGGATTCATTAATGTGTTCGTCAATTTCTAGCATCACTCCGTAATTTTTGCAATCTGTAATTTTGGACGAGTCGATGCTGATTCTGCAATACTGCACAGCTTCAATACCATTCGTGCAGTTTTTAATGACAGTGTGGCTCAGCTTGATTTTACAAATTTGGTTGGTATAGATACCAGTGGAAAAGTTCTTCACGAGGCAATTTTCAAAAGC
Protein-coding sequences here:
- the LOC129762804 gene encoding exocyst complex component 5, which translates into the protein MLSQYVEELEQDPFEVEEFIERLCWRTNNEIGSDQFDPDLLYETFVETIKDLKILQERQQRKCDNLEDALKEEQKVFVKAIDKFVGKHQISVDYFHQLDEKINSVAGKVIHLGEQLENVNIPRSRAVEAQLLLSHMGDFLTPGPIVNDVFSDKAKLFEAADIIQKLYIISQDLPANRFANAKKKIEGKYDDIEMQLIEEFATAQKMESIERMKAISTILSQFKGYSQVINVYIEQSQAVTYGGRDVFDGIVPLCHKNYKIIEQVFNSPDQVMSKFILNIYQLKINQFVQTKLDDRKDENKYLKTLFELYSRTLKLSNELQEFMKEADDDLLQKLTANIFSTHLATYIEIESRSLETKCQLELRKFYENKNHQKKQVERFHELRRDMQAFIGTRANINIAQIEDYGGETFLSEELAINLLQQSSCALERCCILSKEADLPKNILKIVDILLRFLLHEHVDYALDLGLQAIPIAECKTTPQIYFFDVAQKCNTIVHLLEKTYNASVIPNVLSTPQYTDCIQKKRLYLESIENKIETGLERTLNVIFGWVKTYLQNEQKKTDFKPDSDVDTVASNACLAVVQYINPLIALMQRTIDGENLTAVMAEFGVRYHRVIFEHLQQFQYNTAGAMCAICDVNEYRKSARPLQSSLVTQLFDVLHALCNLLLVKVENLQEVCGGETLNYLDKSVVMNFIQLRSDYKSIKISNSLKGISDQRAI